From the Toxotes jaculatrix isolate fToxJac2 chromosome 15, fToxJac2.pri, whole genome shotgun sequence genome, one window contains:
- the sumo3b gene encoding small ubiquitin-related modifier 3, whose product MSEEKPKEGVKTENDHINLKVAGQDGSVVQFKIKRHTPLSKLMKAYCERQGLSIRQIRFRFDGQPINETDTPAQLEMEDEDTIDVFQQQTGGVCS is encoded by the exons ATGTCTGAAGAAAAGCCAAAG GAGGGAGTGAAGACGGAGAACGACCACATTAACCTCAAGGTAGCTGGTCAGGACGGGTCAGTCGTACAGTTCAAAATCAAGAGGCACACTCCGCTCAGCAAACTAATGAAGGCATACTGCGAAAGACAG gGATTGTCAATTCGTCAGATAAGGTTTAGGTTTGATGGACAGCCAATTAATGAAAcagacacacctgcacag CTGGAGATGGAGGATGAAGACACTATTGATGTATTTCAACAACAGACAGGAGGAGTCTGTTCTTAA